The Bacillota bacterium genome includes a window with the following:
- a CDS encoding replication-associated recombination protein A, with product MRPRTLEEFVGQEHLVGEGTVIRKAIENDQLGSVIFWGPPGCGKSTLARIIASHTKCHFVEYSAVTSGVAEVRRAIEEARSRRQLHGQRTILFVDEIHRFNRAQQDAFLPHVENGTIILMGATTENPYFAINAPLLSRSRVLRFEPLTEGHLRTIVERALADGERGLGKLRVHLPPECMDYLLRIANGDARVALNVLEAATALAEPDAQGGRTVTLEMLEQVVQQRAARYDREGDEHYDTISAFVKSVRGSDPDAALHYLARMIRAGEDPRFIARRLVILASEDIGNADPHALLVAVAAMEAVQFIGLPEAQITLAQATTYLACAPKSNASYVALNRAMHDLETQPLAPVPLHLRDASYPGAQKLGHGKEYIYLHDYPGHWVPQRYLPEGNWNLPYYEPTDNGVERKIKERLNLLRQRLGYSTPHQEAEDTPENP from the coding sequence ATGCGTCCCCGCACGCTGGAAGAGTTCGTCGGGCAGGAGCATCTGGTCGGTGAAGGAACCGTCATCCGCAAAGCCATCGAGAACGACCAGCTGGGTTCGGTTATCTTCTGGGGGCCGCCCGGCTGCGGCAAGTCCACGCTGGCGCGAATCATCGCCTCACATACGAAGTGCCACTTCGTGGAGTACAGCGCGGTGACCAGCGGCGTCGCTGAGGTGCGCAGAGCCATCGAAGAGGCGCGCAGCCGCCGTCAGTTGCACGGACAGCGCACCATCCTGTTTGTGGATGAGATACATCGTTTCAATCGCGCTCAGCAGGATGCTTTCCTGCCCCACGTCGAGAACGGCACGATTATCCTGATGGGCGCGACCACCGAGAACCCCTACTTCGCCATCAACGCGCCTCTGCTCAGCCGCTCGCGGGTGTTGCGATTTGAACCGTTGACCGAAGGGCACTTGCGAACGATTGTGGAACGCGCCCTCGCCGACGGAGAGCGCGGGCTGGGCAAACTGCGTGTGCACCTCCCTCCAGAATGCATGGACTACCTGCTGCGGATTGCCAACGGAGATGCGCGGGTTGCCCTGAACGTGCTCGAAGCCGCCACCGCCCTCGCCGAACCGGATGCGCAAGGCGGGCGCACTGTAACGTTAGAGATGCTGGAACAGGTGGTGCAACAGCGTGCCGCTCGCTACGACCGCGAAGGCGATGAGCATTACGACACCATCTCCGCCTTCGTCAAGTCGGTGCGCGGTTCCGACCCCGATGCGGCTCTGCACTACCTCGCCCGCATGATCCGCGCTGGCGAAGACCCTCGCTTCATCGCCCGCCGACTGGTCATTCTCGCCAGCGAAGACATCGGCAACGCCGACCCACACGCCCTGCTGGTAGCGGTGGCAGCGATGGAGGCGGTGCAGTTCATCGGGCTACCTGAAGCGCAGATTACGCTGGCGCAAGCTACCACCTACCTTGCCTGCGCTCCCAAGAGCAACGCCAGCTACGTTGCGCTGAACAGGGCAATGCACGACCTGGAAACCCAGCCTCTGGCTCCCGTCCCCCTGCACCTGCGCGACGCGAGCTACCCGGGCGCACAGAAGCTGGGACACGGCAAAGAGTACATCTACCTGCACGATTACCCCGGACACTGGGTGCCCCAGCGCTATCTGCCCGAAGGCAACTGGAACCTGCCTTACTACGAGCCTACCGATAACGGCGTGGAGCGCAAGATCAAGGAGAGGCTGAACCTGTTGCGCCAGCGGCTGGGCTACTCCACTCCCCATCAAGAAGCAGAAGATACTCCCGAAAACCCTTGA
- a CDS encoding formylglycine-generating enzyme family protein — MLDNEWIIIPGGEFLMGTSPEEAERLAKQYRHHPSWLSGEQPRRVVYVPSFAIQKYPVTNRAYAEFCRATGYAPPLHWRGNTPPAELLDHPVTFVSQEDTEAYARWLGARLPTEAEWEKAARGTDGRLYPWGNRFDPNACCWNRQPRNGMPNTAPVGSFPKGVSPYGVVDMSGNVAEWCADRLNPAVGVLKGGCWLTRSPLNLRVASRTMSGWRTNRGDMYGFRCAKEVH, encoded by the coding sequence ATGCTGGATAATGAGTGGATTATCATCCCCGGTGGGGAGTTTCTCATGGGTACTTCGCCTGAGGAGGCGGAACGGCTGGCGAAGCAGTATCGGCATCACCCTTCATGGCTCAGCGGGGAACAGCCGCGCCGCGTGGTGTATGTGCCGTCTTTTGCCATCCAGAAGTATCCTGTAACCAATCGTGCGTATGCCGAGTTCTGCAGAGCTACGGGCTACGCGCCTCCTCTACACTGGCGAGGTAACACTCCTCCCGCCGAACTGCTGGACCACCCTGTAACTTTCGTCAGCCAGGAGGATACCGAAGCGTACGCGAGGTGGCTTGGTGCGCGTTTGCCCACCGAAGCCGAATGGGAAAAGGCGGCACGCGGTACCGACGGGCGTCTATACCCGTGGGGCAACCGCTTTGACCCCAATGCCTGCTGCTGGAACCGCCAGCCGCGAAATGGTATGCCCAATACCGCTCCCGTTGGTTCCTTTCCCAAAGGCGTCAGCCCTTATGGCGTGGTGGACATGTCGGGCAACGTTGCCGAGTGGTGTGCGGACAGGCTCAATCCGGCAGTGGGAGTGCTGAAGGGCGGTTGCTGGCTGACGCGGAGCCCTTTGAACCTTCGGGTGGCGTCCCGCACGATGAGCGGCTGGCGAACCAATCGGGGCGATATGTACGGGTTTCGGTGTGCGAAGGAGGTGCACTGA
- the xylA gene encoding xylose isomerase, with translation MDTYTPRKEHKFTFGLWTVGNRGRDPFGDVVRDAVTPIRAVQKLSELGAYGVNLHDNDLVPIDATPAERDRIVKEFRKALDDYGMKLVMGTTNLFYHPVFKDGAFTSNDPKVRAYALQKSMQAIDLAVELGAEIYVFWGGREGTECDASKDPVDAIKRYRECINFLIHYVKHQKYTLRFAMEPKPNEPRGDIFLPNVGAMLAFIETLDDPAMVGVNPEVAHEHMAGLNFTHAVGQALEAGKLFHIDLNAQKLNRYDQDLRFGSEDIKGAFFLVKLLEDHGYDGPRHFDAHAYRTEDEDGVWEFAKGCMRTYLILKEKAKQFNEHSAIQELLVQIQPRDAELESLMSHYSPQNAQALRRKQFDIDALGKKGLNYEKLDQLVIDLLLGVA, from the coding sequence ATGGATACCTACACTCCTCGCAAAGAGCATAAGTTCACTTTCGGACTGTGGACGGTGGGCAACCGCGGGCGCGACCCCTTCGGCGATGTGGTGCGTGATGCCGTCACTCCCATCCGCGCGGTGCAGAAACTGTCGGAGCTGGGCGCGTACGGCGTGAACCTGCACGATAACGACCTCGTGCCTATCGATGCCACCCCTGCCGAACGCGACCGCATCGTCAAGGAGTTTAGGAAAGCGCTGGATGACTATGGCATGAAGCTGGTCATGGGCACGACCAACCTCTTCTACCACCCCGTGTTCAAGGACGGAGCGTTCACGTCGAACGACCCGAAGGTGCGTGCCTATGCCTTGCAGAAATCCATGCAGGCGATAGACCTCGCGGTGGAGCTGGGCGCGGAGATATACGTCTTCTGGGGTGGACGCGAAGGCACCGAGTGCGATGCCTCCAAAGACCCTGTCGACGCCATCAAGCGCTATCGCGAGTGCATCAACTTCCTCATCCACTATGTGAAGCACCAGAAGTACACGCTGCGCTTTGCGATGGAGCCCAAGCCCAACGAGCCGCGCGGCGATATCTTCCTGCCCAACGTGGGCGCGATGCTGGCGTTCATCGAGACGCTGGACGACCCCGCTATGGTGGGCGTCAACCCCGAAGTGGCGCACGAGCACATGGCGGGCTTGAACTTCACCCACGCGGTGGGACAGGCGCTGGAAGCAGGCAAGCTGTTCCACATTGACCTCAATGCGCAGAAGCTCAACCGCTATGACCAGGACCTGCGCTTCGGCTCGGAAGACATCAAGGGCGCGTTCTTCTTGGTGAAACTGCTGGAGGACCATGGCTACGACGGTCCGCGACACTTCGATGCGCACGCCTACCGCACCGAAGACGAAGACGGCGTGTGGGAGTTCGCCAAGGGCTGTATGCGCACTTACCTCATCCTCAAGGAGAAAGCAAAGCAGTTTAACGAGCATTCCGCCATTCAGGAGCTGCTGGTGCAGATTCAGCCCCGCGACGCCGAGCTGGAGAGCCTGATGAGCCATTACTCACCGCAGAACGCGCAGGCTCTGCGCCGGAAGCAGTTTGACATCGACGCGCTGGGCAAGAAGGGACTGAACTACGAGAAACTGGACCAGCTGGTGATAGACCTGTTGCTGGGAGTGGCGTGA
- a CDS encoding ABC transporter permease, producing the protein MRVPITCCDYLPMAWRAILDHRLRSLLTMLGVIIGVASVLLLIAIVQGLKTEVTRQIEQFGANLLFVVPGRVDASQPFNPMSILGLSTLTPEDVQAVLRVPGVKRAVPVMFIAGGARHGERWAATAIVLATESAWQSIRQTPMAEGRFFSPAEEGERVCVLAHGVKQELFGDAPAVDKEVVVNRVPFRVVGVLEADDSSSMFGNAGWDYLIYLPLQAAQEAMQSKQIHRIVVQAVAGVEPESLIEQVKTAMRQSHLGNEDFTVLTQKDLLKLIYTLLNLLQIALTGISSISLIVGGVGIMNIMLVSVTERTREIGIRKAAGARQRDIFWQFLTEAVILSLTGGVLGIVLATGVAEVLRRSTVLKPEITVGAVALAFGVSVLVGIVFGVAPAIRAASKEPIEALRYE; encoded by the coding sequence ATGCGCGTACCGATAACGTGCTGTGATTACCTGCCGATGGCATGGCGGGCGATACTGGACCATCGCCTGCGCTCGTTGCTCACCATGCTGGGCGTGATTATCGGTGTGGCGTCGGTGCTGCTGCTGATCGCCATCGTGCAGGGCTTGAAGACCGAGGTGACCCGGCAGATCGAGCAGTTCGGTGCAAATCTGCTGTTTGTGGTGCCGGGTCGGGTGGATGCGTCGCAGCCGTTCAATCCCATGAGCATTCTCGGCTTGAGCACGCTGACTCCCGAGGATGTACAGGCGGTGCTGAGAGTGCCGGGCGTCAAGCGCGCCGTGCCCGTCATGTTCATCGCCGGGGGCGCAAGACACGGTGAACGCTGGGCGGCGACCGCCATCGTACTGGCAACCGAAAGCGCGTGGCAATCCATCCGCCAAACGCCGATGGCAGAGGGCAGATTCTTCAGCCCTGCGGAAGAAGGCGAGCGTGTGTGCGTACTGGCGCACGGCGTGAAGCAGGAGTTGTTTGGTGACGCGCCCGCAGTGGACAAAGAGGTCGTGGTGAATCGGGTGCCGTTCCGCGTGGTCGGCGTGCTGGAAGCCGACGATTCGAGCAGCATGTTCGGCAACGCCGGCTGGGATTATCTGATTTACCTGCCGCTGCAGGCAGCCCAGGAAGCCATGCAGTCGAAGCAGATTCACCGCATCGTGGTGCAGGCGGTGGCTGGCGTAGAGCCCGAAAGCCTGATCGAGCAGGTGAAGACCGCCATGCGCCAGAGCCATCTGGGCAACGAAGACTTCACCGTGCTTACCCAGAAAGACCTGCTGAAGCTCATCTACACTCTTTTGAACCTGCTGCAGATTGCGCTCACCGGCATCAGCAGTATCTCGCTGATTGTGGGTGGGGTGGGGATTATGAATATCATGCTGGTCTCGGTGACGGAGCGAACCCGCGAAATCGGCATCCGCAAGGCGGCAGGGGCGCGCCAGCGCGACATCTTCTGGCAGTTTCTGACGGAAGCGGTCATCCTCTCGCTGACCGGTGGGGTGCTGGGCATCGTTCTGGCAACGGGCGTGGCGGAAGTGCTTCGTCGCAGCACGGTGCTGAAACCCGAAATCACGGTTGGGGCGGTCGCTCTGGCGTTCGGGGTGAGCGTGTTGGTGGGGATTGTGTTTGGCGTGGCTCCCGCCATCCGCGCTGCAAGCAAAGAGCCGATAGAGGCGTTAAGGTATGAGTAG
- the sucD gene encoding succinate--CoA ligase subunit alpha, protein MAVLIDQNTRVLVQGITGREGEFHTRQMLEYGTQVVAGVTPGKGGQEVLGVPVFDTVKQAVAATGADASVVFVPAPFAADAVLEAADAGVRLVVCITEGIPVQDMVKTVALVRQKGVRLIGPNCPGIMTAGQCKIGIMPGNIFTPGPVGLISRSGTLTYEIVDLLTKSGLGQSTCIGIGGDPVLGSTFADLLPLFEADAETQAIVLVGEIGGSDEEIAAEYIRTMRKPVVGFISGRTAPPGKRMGHAGAIISGRTGTPQAKVDALRAAGVPVADALYEIPELVKQALGRRT, encoded by the coding sequence ATGGCGGTGCTGATCGATCAAAACACGCGCGTGCTGGTGCAGGGTATCACCGGACGCGAAGGCGAGTTCCACACGCGACAGATGCTGGAGTACGGCACGCAGGTAGTAGCAGGGGTGACGCCGGGCAAGGGTGGTCAGGAGGTGCTGGGCGTGCCGGTATTCGATACCGTGAAGCAGGCGGTAGCGGCGACCGGAGCCGACGCTTCGGTTGTTTTCGTGCCGGCACCCTTCGCAGCGGATGCGGTGCTGGAGGCTGCGGACGCAGGCGTGCGTCTCGTCGTGTGCATCACCGAGGGCATCCCCGTGCAGGATATGGTGAAAACGGTCGCACTGGTGCGTCAAAAAGGCGTGCGCCTTATCGGTCCCAACTGTCCGGGCATCATGACTGCTGGGCAATGTAAAATCGGTATCATGCCGGGCAATATCTTCACGCCCGGGCCCGTGGGCTTAATCTCGCGTAGCGGCACGCTCACCTACGAAATCGTGGACTTGCTAACAAAATCGGGGCTGGGACAGTCTACCTGTATTGGAATAGGCGGTGACCCGGTGCTGGGTAGCACGTTTGCAGACCTGCTCCCGCTGTTTGAAGCCGACGCCGAGACGCAGGCAATTGTGCTGGTGGGTGAAATCGGCGGCTCGGATGAGGAGATTGCAGCGGAGTATATCCGCACGATGCGCAAGCCGGTGGTCGGCTTCATCTCCGGGCGCACTGCGCCGCCGGGCAAGCGCATGGGGCACGCAGGAGCGATTATCTCGGGGCGCACGGGAACGCCACAGGCGAAAGTCGACGCCCTGCGCGCGGCGGGCGTACCGGTAGCGGACGCGCTCTACGAGATACCTGAACTGGTCAAACAGGCACTGGGACGCCGAACCTGA
- the sucC gene encoding ADP-forming succinate--CoA ligase subunit beta: MKIHEYQAKEVLARYGMTVPRGRVASTPEEARTIAQELGGRVVVKAQVHAGGRGKAGGIRLADTPEQAEQHARDLIGSRLVTPQAPQGVLVEKVLIEEAISIAQEYYLGITLDRARQRDVVMVSAMGGMDIEQVAEEHPEAIVKVWVEPWQGLMPYQARQALYEAGIAREAVPTATKFLLALFKAYVGSDASLAEINPFVLTQDGQCLAADAKLNIDDNALFRHPEFNEYREESHEDPIEAEAHRRGIQYVRLGGDIGIIGNGAGLVMGTLDEVSRAGGKPANFLDIGGGAKADLVRNALEIVLMDPNVKGVLFNVFGGITRGDEVAKGIIEGIQSLQVKVPIVIRLAGTRAEEGLALLQGTDLIPAVTMQEAARKIVEVTR, from the coding sequence GTGAAAATCCATGAGTATCAGGCTAAAGAGGTACTGGCGCGCTATGGCATGACCGTGCCACGCGGGCGCGTGGCGTCCACTCCCGAAGAGGCGCGAACCATCGCGCAGGAGCTGGGTGGGCGCGTGGTGGTGAAGGCACAGGTTCACGCGGGCGGACGCGGCAAAGCAGGGGGCATTCGACTGGCAGACACCCCCGAACAGGCAGAGCAACACGCGCGAGACCTTATAGGGTCGCGACTGGTCACTCCTCAGGCGCCACAGGGGGTGTTGGTCGAAAAGGTGCTGATTGAAGAAGCCATCTCCATCGCGCAGGAGTACTATCTGGGAATCACTTTAGACCGTGCGCGGCAGCGCGACGTGGTGATGGTCAGCGCGATGGGCGGGATGGACATCGAGCAGGTGGCAGAGGAACATCCCGAAGCCATCGTCAAGGTGTGGGTAGAGCCCTGGCAGGGGTTAATGCCCTATCAGGCGCGGCAGGCGCTGTATGAGGCAGGCATCGCGCGGGAGGCGGTTCCCACAGCGACAAAGTTCCTCCTTGCGCTTTTCAAAGCCTATGTGGGAAGCGATGCCTCTCTGGCGGAAATCAACCCCTTTGTGCTGACGCAGGATGGACAGTGCCTTGCCGCCGATGCCAAACTGAACATCGACGATAACGCCCTGTTCCGCCATCCCGAGTTCAACGAGTATCGCGAGGAGAGCCACGAAGACCCCATCGAGGCGGAGGCGCACCGACGGGGCATCCAGTACGTGCGGTTGGGCGGCGACATCGGCATCATCGGCAACGGTGCGGGCCTGGTGATGGGCACGCTGGACGAGGTAAGCCGCGCGGGAGGCAAACCGGCGAATTTTCTGGACATCGGCGGCGGCGCGAAGGCAGACCTTGTGCGCAACGCGCTCGAGATTGTGCTGATGGACCCCAACGTCAAGGGCGTGTTGTTCAACGTGTTCGGGGGCATCACGCGCGGCGACGAGGTGGCAAAAGGCATCATCGAGGGCATCCAGAGCCTGCAGGTAAAGGTGCCTATCGTCATCCGGCTGGCGGGCACGCGGGCGGAGGAAGGGCTGGCGCTACTGCAGGGAACCGACCTCATCCCCGCCGTGACCATGCAGGAGGCGGCTCGGAAGATTGTGGAGGTAACGCGCTGA
- a CDS encoding creatininase family protein, producing MPKETTQWERMLPAEFRAAVDALPVVFLPLGTVEWHGEHNCLGLDALKAHALCVLSAKKAGGGVVHPPVYGGMGGLDKPATVVMEPELTWDNYLLRPWLERLCSEFHRLGFQAIIILTGHYGHNQQIVVRETAARMSERLQIPVLGTPEYWLAQDAGYLGDHAGIGETSLMMYLLPDLVDIRRIRADPEYGANDAIEKGSSPELGKRYAELITDRLAKVAKAMPRWSEAKLEAFIRAERALVSAQVKGWRQGPPWAAWQHIPERGLVHYGAYLVDERFDEIERMAAKLL from the coding sequence ATGCCCAAAGAGACCACTCAATGGGAACGGATGTTACCTGCCGAGTTTCGCGCAGCGGTTGACGCTCTGCCGGTGGTCTTTTTGCCTCTGGGCACGGTGGAATGGCACGGCGAGCATAACTGCCTGGGGCTGGACGCGCTGAAAGCACATGCGCTGTGCGTTCTGTCGGCAAAGAAGGCAGGAGGCGGCGTCGTGCATCCTCCTGTATATGGTGGCATGGGTGGTCTTGACAAGCCCGCAACGGTGGTGATGGAACCCGAGCTCACATGGGATAACTACCTGCTGCGTCCATGGCTGGAAAGACTGTGCAGTGAGTTCCATCGGCTGGGGTTTCAGGCAATCATCATACTTACTGGTCACTACGGGCACAACCAGCAAATCGTGGTACGCGAGACCGCTGCCCGGATGTCGGAGAGGCTGCAGATACCTGTGCTGGGCACACCGGAGTACTGGTTGGCACAGGACGCGGGTTACCTGGGGGACCATGCCGGTATCGGCGAGACTTCGCTGATGATGTATCTTCTGCCCGACCTGGTGGATATCAGGCGCATCCGCGCCGACCCGGAGTACGGAGCGAATGATGCTATCGAGAAGGGGTCTTCTCCTGAGTTAGGTAAACGCTACGCCGAACTCATCACTGACCGTCTTGCAAAGGTGGCGAAGGCGATGCCGCGCTGGAGTGAAGCGAAGCTGGAAGCTTTCATCCGTGCTGAACGCGCACTGGTCAGCGCACAGGTGAAAGGATGGCGTCAGGGACCACCATGGGCGGCGTGGCAGCATATCCCCGAACGCGGACTGGTGCATTACGGCGCGTATTTAGTGGATGAGCGCTTCGACGAAATAGAGAGAATGGCGGCAAAACTGCTTTAG
- a CDS encoding RsmB/NOP family class I SAM-dependent RNA methyltransferase, translating into MALPEPFLQRLSRIVPPERFEDCVRTFREPPAVGARVNTLLAEREMVLEDLRTAGFEVHPAAWYPDAFWVPPQQREALLASTWVQNALVYVQNLSSMIPALMLAPQPGEEVLDLCAAPGGKTLQLASMMQNEGHLVAVEAVRTRFFKLRENLRRHGAGFVQTVQAEGEWVWKRWQARFDAVLLDAPCSSEARFREDEPNTCRYWSLKKIGDMVRKQKSLIYSAIRCLKFGGRLVYCTCTFAPEENEGIIAHALKKFGDAIEVLPLPLQVEGMVSALSEWDGHVFPDAVRHARRILPSSRMEGFFVCLIRKREDADDTA; encoded by the coding sequence ATGGCGCTACCTGAACCCTTTTTGCAACGACTATCTCGAATCGTGCCACCGGAGCGGTTCGAGGACTGCGTACGCACCTTTCGCGAGCCACCAGCCGTCGGGGCACGGGTGAACACCCTGCTGGCGGAGCGCGAGATGGTGTTGGAAGACCTGCGTACGGCAGGCTTCGAGGTGCATCCCGCCGCCTGGTACCCCGATGCCTTCTGGGTTCCCCCGCAGCAGCGCGAGGCGTTGCTGGCTTCCACCTGGGTACAAAACGCGCTCGTTTATGTGCAGAACCTTTCGAGCATGATACCCGCACTGATGCTGGCTCCTCAGCCGGGGGAAGAGGTGCTGGATTTGTGCGCCGCTCCGGGCGGCAAAACGCTTCAGCTGGCGTCGATGATGCAGAACGAAGGGCATTTAGTGGCGGTAGAAGCGGTGCGGACACGCTTTTTCAAGCTGCGCGAGAACCTGCGACGGCATGGCGCGGGCTTCGTGCAGACCGTACAGGCAGAGGGCGAGTGGGTCTGGAAACGCTGGCAGGCACGCTTTGACGCGGTGCTGCTGGATGCACCCTGCTCCAGTGAGGCGCGCTTCCGCGAGGACGAGCCAAATACCTGCCGCTACTGGAGCCTGAAAAAGATTGGCGACATGGTGCGCAAACAGAAGTCGTTGATTTACTCGGCGATACGGTGCCTGAAGTTCGGAGGCAGGCTGGTATACTGCACCTGCACCTTCGCGCCGGAAGAGAACGAAGGGATTATCGCCCATGCGCTGAAAAAGTTCGGTGATGCCATAGAGGTGCTGCCCCTGCCGCTGCAGGTAGAGGGCATGGTCTCCGCGCTGAGCGAATGGGATGGGCATGTGTTTCCCGATGCTGTCCGTCATGCCAGGCGGATACTGCCTTCGTCGCGGATGGAAGGCTTCTTTGTGTGCTTGATACGGAAGAGGGAGGATGCCGATGACACCGCGTGA